The DNA window CCTTGAAACATACTGCAATGATACATAAAAGCGGCGGAGGCACAGGATTTTCTTTTTCGCGGGTTCGTCCTGAAAAGGATATGGTCCTGTCAACCGCCGGCATTTCAAGCGGTCCTATTTCATTTATGTCTGTTTTCGATGTGGCCACTGAAACCGTCAAACAGGGAGGTACTCGCAGAGGAGCCAATATGGGTATTTTGCGGGTGGATCATCCTGATATCGAAGTTTTCATAAATTCAAAAAACGATCCGCACATGTTAAACAACTTCAATATCTCGGTTGCCGTCTCCAAAATATTTATGGATGCGCTTAAAAAAGATTCTGATTACGATCTCATCAATCCCAGAACCAACGAGGTTGTTAAACAGGTTTCAGCAAAGAAAATATTTGACATGATTGTTGCTTCTGCCTGGCAAACCGGAGAACCTGGGGTAATATTTATCGATCGCATAAACCAGGATAACCCGACACCACACCTTGGCGACATTGAAGCCACTAATCCTTGCGGCGAGCAACCTCTTCTACCCTATGAATCATGCACCCTTGGTTCTATTAATCTGTCTAAAATGGTAATCAAAAAAGCCCTTGATTTAAACAGATTAAAAAGGACTGTTCACGATGCGGTCCATTTTCTTGACAATGTAATAGACGCAAACAAATATCCTCTCGCGCGTATTGAAAAAATGAGCAAAGGAACAAGGAAAATCGGTCTGGGGGTAATGGGTTTTGCTGATATGTTGATAAAAATGGGTTTGCCTTACGATTCCGAAAAGGCGGTTGCCCAGGCGGAAAATATAATGTCAATAATCTCTGAGGAATCCAAAAAAGCATCTGCCGCCCTTGCTGAAAAACGCGGAAATTTTCCATATTACAAGCAAAGTGTCTTTGACAAGCCATCAACTCCACATATGCGAAATGCCACTACCACTACAATTGCTCCAACAGGCACTATCAGCATTATTGCCGACACTTCCAGCGGAATAGAACCGATTTTTGCCGTGGCATATGCAAGGCATGTGCTTGACGGAAAGTTTCTTCCGGAAATACATCCTTTTTTTATTAAAATCGCCAGGCAGGAAGGATTTTACAATAAAGAGCTCTTTGGCGAACTTGCAAAAACAGGTTCAATACAGTCGCTTGACTTTGTTCCTGATCACATAAAAAGGCTTTTCAGAACATCTCATGATATTTCAACAAAATGGCATGTTGCAATTCAAGCTGCATTCCAGAAATATTCGGATAATGCTGTTTCCAAGACAGTCAATTTTCCTCCGGACGCCACAATTGAGGATATTAAAAAGGTATATCTTTCTGCTTACAGAAGCGGTTGCAAAGGTGTAACAATATACAGATATGGAAGCCGTGACAATCAGGTTTTAAGTTTTGGCAGGGAAGAAAAGGAATCCGCGAAGATAGCTCCCAGGCCAAGACCAATGCGCACTCACGGTATTACGGAAAGAATCAGCACAGGGTGCGGGAAACTGTATGTTACGATAAATTCCGACGAAAAAGGAATGTGCGAAGTCTTTGCGCAGATGGGAAAGACCGGCGGATGCGCGTCATCTCAGATAGAAGCCGCGGGTCGCCTGATATCCCTTGCTTTGCGATCAGGAGTAAATATTGATGCCGTCATCAAGCAGCTTATAGGCATACGGTGTCCTTCACCCGCATGGCAAAACGGGAAAATGGTTCTATCCTGTCCTGATGCAATTGCTCAAGTGTTGATAAAGGTAACTAATTCAAATTTTAATGAGATAAAAACAATGAATTATATCTGCCCTGAATGCGGCGGGATATTGCTTCATGAAGAGGGATGTCTTATCTGTCACTCATGCGGGTTCTCAAAATGCGGTTAGAGAAAATACTTGATAATCACAAATCCGGCAACAAGAAGAACGGTAAATGCAACTGCCAGCGTATTAAAATATTTCTCAATAAAATCCTGAATTCCGGAACCAAAACGATATATAAGCCACCCAACCAGGAAAAAACGCATGGAACGGGAAACCAGCGAAGCAATCACAAATACGGTGAAATCAATATTCAGAGCTCCGGCTGAAATAGTAAACACCTTGTAGGGAATAGGAGTAAAGCCGGCGATCCCGATTGCCAGAGCGTCATATCGCATGTAAAGAGACTGGATATATTCAACCTTTTCAGTTAAACCATAAAGGCTTATAATCTTCTCCCCGATGTCGACCATAAACCGCCATCCAATCAAATAGCCTAAACATCCCCCAAGTACGGAACCTGCCGAACATATCAGCGCATAATAAAACGACCTTTTTGGTCTTGCCACGGCAAGGGCTATCAGAAGGATATCAGGGGGTACGGGGAAAAAAGAGGATTCACAAAAAGCCAGAATAAATAATGCCCATGTCCCATATGCTGTCTCCGCCCAGCGGAGAACCCAGGAATAAAGCCGTCTAAGCATTTATTGGTATCTCCAGCCTTGTTCGCCAAGCAGTTTTACAAACCTGCATCCACCAAGACATGTTTTGCGAATACCCTGCTCATCCTTATATAGTTTGATCAACTCCTGCGAAAACTGGTCTCCGACCGGTATTACCATACGTCCGCCAATTGCCAACTGTTCTACCAGGCTTTCAGGAATTTTCGGCGCGCCGGCTGTGACAATAATAGCATCAAACGGACTTTCGTCTTTCCACCCTAAAGTGCCGTCTGAATATCTGGCTACTATGTTGTGATAATGAAGCTCGTCAAAAAGTTTGCGCGCTTTAATAAAAAGCGGATTTATTCTTTCAATGGTATATACCCTGAATGCAATTTCAGCTAAAATTGCGGCCTGATATCCTGATCCTGTTCCGATTTCAAGCACCCGGTCATCCTTGCCGAGTTGCAGAGCCTGTGTCATCTCTGCCACGATATATGGTTGTGAAATTGTTTGCTGCTCACCGATGGGAAGCGGATAATCAACATACGCCTGATCCATTAAGGCCTCACTTACAAACAGATGCCTTGGGACTTTGCGCATGGCTGCAAGAACATTTATGTCTGTTATCCCGCGCGACTCAAGCTGCTTGACGACCATTTGTTCGCGCTTGCTTTTAAATGTAATGGAATCCTTTCTCATAACAAATTTCCTATCAAACCAGCATGCACAGGTCAAGCATTTAACAAAAAAAACCCTTGATTTTTAAGTAAAATGCTACATAATCGTTCACGGTTAACCACGCTGGGGCGTGGTTGATCAAAACATAAAACCAGTCAGTCGTTTGGACCCTTAAAATTTTGAACGGCTGCAAACTCTTTAAGGCTTTTTTATGGACAGCACAAAACATCTTACAACTTCTATTTTCTTGACTCTCTTAATCGTTGTTTTTGGAACAACAG is part of the Anaerolineae bacterium genome and encodes:
- a CDS encoding vitamin B12-dependent ribonucleotide reductase, with product MSIHLSKNARVVLEKRYLKKDRNGKIIETPEDLIARVAETIASVDKIFDPEADIDKTRQKFLKLLSNKWFLPNSPTLMNAGRRLGQLAACFVLPVEDSMESIFETLKHTAMIHKSGGGTGFSFSRVRPEKDMVLSTAGISSGPISFMSVFDVATETVKQGGTRRGANMGILRVDHPDIEVFINSKNDPHMLNNFNISVAVSKIFMDALKKDSDYDLINPRTNEVVKQVSAKKIFDMIVASAWQTGEPGVIFIDRINQDNPTPHLGDIEATNPCGEQPLLPYESCTLGSINLSKMVIKKALDLNRLKRTVHDAVHFLDNVIDANKYPLARIEKMSKGTRKIGLGVMGFADMLIKMGLPYDSEKAVAQAENIMSIISEESKKASAALAEKRGNFPYYKQSVFDKPSTPHMRNATTTTIAPTGTISIIADTSSGIEPIFAVAYARHVLDGKFLPEIHPFFIKIARQEGFYNKELFGELAKTGSIQSLDFVPDHIKRLFRTSHDISTKWHVAIQAAFQKYSDNAVSKTVNFPPDATIEDIKKVYLSAYRSGCKGVTIYRYGSRDNQVLSFGREEKESAKIAPRPRPMRTHGITERISTGCGKLYVTINSDEKGMCEVFAQMGKTGGCASSQIEAAGRLISLALRSGVNIDAVIKQLIGIRCPSPAWQNGKMVLSCPDAIAQVLIKVTNSNFNEIKTMNYICPECGGILLHEEGCLICHSCGFSKCG
- a CDS encoding YqaA family protein, which encodes MLRRLYSWVLRWAETAYGTWALFILAFCESSFFPVPPDILLIALAVARPKRSFYYALICSAGSVLGGCLGYLIGWRFMVDIGEKIISLYGLTEKVEYIQSLYMRYDALAIGIAGFTPIPYKVFTISAGALNIDFTVFVIASLVSRSMRFFLVGWLIYRFGSGIQDFIEKYFNTLAVAFTVLLVAGFVIIKYFL
- a CDS encoding protein-L-isoaspartate(D-aspartate) O-methyltransferase; its protein translation is MRKDSITFKSKREQMVVKQLESRGITDINVLAAMRKVPRHLFVSEALMDQAYVDYPLPIGEQQTISQPYIVAEMTQALQLGKDDRVLEIGTGSGYQAAILAEIAFRVYTIERINPLFIKARKLFDELHYHNIVARYSDGTLGWKDESPFDAIIVTAGAPKIPESLVEQLAIGGRMVIPVGDQFSQELIKLYKDEQGIRKTCLGGCRFVKLLGEQGWRYQ